CGCGAGCCATGGGGTGCTGGCGGCGGCGGGAGTCGGTGCGCTCGTCTTCGGGCTGGCGACGCTGGTGGATGGGCCGATCGACGAGATGCGGGTGCATCTGGGAACCGCGATCGGGGCGGGACTCGGGTTCGGGACCGTAACGTTCGGGCTGGCGTGGGTGGCGATGCGGGCACGACGGAACAAAGTGTTGACCGGAGCGGGCGCGATGATCGGGCGGCAGGCTTTCGTGCGCGCGGTCTATCCGGCTTTAGGAACGGGTCAGGTGGAAGTGCGGGGAGAGTTGTGGCAGGCGCGGACGAATGGGGTGCTTGCTGTCGGCGAAGAAGTACTGGTGAAGTCTGTCGACGGGCTCGTGCTCGTGGTCGAGCGAGCCTGACCGCTCCGGTTATCGTCAAGATGCATCTCGACTTCGGAGAGATCCGGCCGTACCTTGGTATCCTCCAGAGTGATGACTATGACCGGATTAGAGACCACCATTGAACGCTGTTTTTCGCTAGGTTCTGTTGTCGCGGGTAGCCCCGTGGCGCAGGCTGCCTTCTTCTCCCTCCGTACAGCACTTGAATCCGGATCCGTTCGTGCCGCCGAGCCGGATGCTGCCTCCCCGACGGGATGGAGGGTAAATCCGTGGGTGAAACGCGGGATTCTGCTTGGCTTTCGGTTGGGCACCCTTGAAGAGATGAATGGCAGCCATGCGCAGGGCTTCCCTCTCAGCTTTGTGGACAAGAACACGTATCCGGCGCGGCATTTCTCGGCTGCAAATGGTGTTCGCGTGGTTCCGGGTGGGTCGAGTGTGCGTTCGGGGGCGCACGTTGCTTCGGGTGTGGTGATCATGCCGCCGGCGTACATCAACGTCGGCGCGTTTGTCGACGAGGGCACGATGGTCGACTCGCATGCGCTTGTCGGTTCGTGCGCCCAGATTGGGAAGCGGGTCCACCTTTCGGCTGCGGCTCAGATCGGCGGAGTTCTGGAGCCGGTGAATGCTTCGCCGGTCATCATCGAGGACGATGTTCTTGTCGGCGGGAATACGGGCGTGTACGAGGGGACGATCGTCCGGTCGAAGGCGGTGCTCGCGGCTGGAACGATCCTGACGAGAGGGACACCGGTCTACGACGCGACCACGGGCGAGATTCTGCGCGCCACGGCTGACATGCCGCTGATCATTCCTTCGGGGGCGGTCGTTGTTCCGGGGTCCCGGGCGATTACGTCTGGACCTGGCAAGGAGCTTGGGTTATCGGTGTATACGCCGGTGATTGTGAAGTACCGGGATGAAAAGACGGAGTTGTCGCTGGCACTGGAAGATCTTCTGCGGTAGGCGACGGGATCGACCATGCCCAGTGGAGGTGCTAACTTTACTTCAAAGAGCGGAGGCAAAGATGGCACCTTCCAGCACGATCAGCAGCAAAGGACAGATCACAGTTCCCCTCGAAGTTCGTCTTCGGCTTGGATTGAGAAAAGGTGATCGGGTTGAATTTGTCGTAGATGGAGATCGTACCGTCATCCGTCCGGCGCGGTTAGAGGTGAATCCTTTCGATGAGTTTATCGGTGCGTTGCCAGCGTTTGAGACACGGGAGGAAGTCATCGAATGGGTGAGAAGTCTGCGTGATGATGAGCCAGAGTCCGCTTCGCGGTGAAGACGGCTCTCGACACCAATATCCTGTCGGCACTTCTGTCGCGGGAGCCTGGAGCTTCTGAGATCTCTCACCAACTCGGTCGTGCAAAGCAAGAGGGCGCGATTCTGATCTCTCCGGTCGTCTACGCGGAGCTGCTGGCTCACCCTCGAGCTTCCGAGTCCTTCATCGATCAGTTCGTCGAGCGAACCGGGATCGAAGTTGATTTTCGTTTCGGCGACAGCGTCTGGCGTGAAGCGGGCCAACGTTTTGCCCGGCACGCTGCTCGTCGCCGCAGGGCCACGATTTCAGGTCCGAGACGTCTACTGGCTGACTTCCTGGTAGGAGCCCACGCTCTCTCCCATGCAGATCGGCTCATGACGCTCGATACCTCGATATTTGCGCTGGATTTCCCGGATTTACTGCTGTATCCGGTGATCGCTCCCGCCAATGGAACATGAGTCAGCATGGCGGCCATAGGCATCTGACAAGCCCGCCATCCATCCCTGTTAGACTCGGAAGTTGATGGCTACAGATAAATTACGCATGATTCCCCTGGGGGGCCTTGGCGAGTTCGGGATGAACTGCATGGCTCTCCGTTGGCAGGATGACATTATTGTCATCGACGCCGGCCTGATGTTCCCGGAAGAAGAACTGCTCGGCGTCGACATTGTTGTCCCCGATATCAGCTATCTGATCGAGAACCGCTCGAAGGTCCGCGCGATCCTCCTCACGCACGGCCATGAAGATCACATCGGAGGACTCCCCTGGATCCTCTCCGAGTTGAACGTTCCCGTTTACGGCACGGAGTTCACGCTTGCCTACGTGGAAGGCAAGCTCGAAGAGCACAGGCTGCTCGATAACGCCGACCTGATCGAGATGCTGCCGGGCAAGCGCTTCACGCTCGGACCCTTTTCCGTCATGCCAATCCGCGTGACGCACTCGCTTGTGGACTGCGTCGCGCTCGCGATCCATACGCCGGTGGGTGTCGTGCTGCACACGGGCGACTTCAAGGTGGATCTCTCGCCGCCGGATGGCAAGCCGTTCGATCTGCATGCTTTTGCGGAGCTGGGCAAGCAGGGCGTGCTTGCGCTTCTGCAGGATTCGACGAACGTAGATCGTCCTGGATATACGCCTTCTGAGCGGGCTGTTCGTCCGAGGCTTGACGAGATCTTCTCGCAGACGAAGAAGAAGCTCTTCTTTTCCTGCTTTTCGTCCTCGATTCATCGCATTCGCCTGGCAATGGAGCTTGCGCATAAGCATGGGCGCAAGGTCGCGATCATCGGGCGTTCGCTCGATAACTCGACCGAGATCGCACAGGATCTTGGGTATCTCGACCTGCCGCAGGGATTGATTATCAGTCCCGGACAGATTCGCGATATGCCCGCCGAGAAGCTCTGCATCATGATCTCGGGTACGCAGGGTGAGCCGATGTCGGCGCTTTCGCGCGCGGCGGTGAACAACCATAAGTTCGCCAAGATCGATGCGGGCGACACGGTTCTGCTGAGTTCGCGCGTGATCCCGGGGAATGAGAAGGGGATCTACCGGATGATTGATCACCTCGAGCGCCGCGACGCCAAGGTGATCCACGACGACGGTACTGCCGGGCTTATTCACGTCTCCGGCCACGGCTCGCAGGAAGAGCTTCGCCTGATGATCAACCTCGTTCGACCGAAGTACTTCATTCCGGTTCATGGCGACTATCGCCACCTGAAGCGGCACGCGGAACTCGCGGGCAGTATGGGTGTCGTCGAGAAGGTTGTGCTGCTGGAGGATGGAGACATCCTCGAACTGGACAAGAACAACGCCACGAAGAACGGCAAGGTGACGACCGGGCGGGTTTGCATCGACTCTGGCGGATCTATCGACGTGGTGGAAGACGTCGTCATTCGCGACCGCCAGCACCTGTCGGAAGACGGCATCGTGCTGCCGATCATTGCCATCAACAAGCGGACCGGGTTAGTCGAGAACACGCCCGAGATCGTGATGCGCGGGTTTGCGATCCAGGATGAGAAGCTCGTCACGGAGTCGCGGAACATCGTCCAGAGGACGCTCGATAACTCGAGCCCCGAGGAGAAGGCGGATTACGCGATTATCAAGGAAAAGATCCGCAACGATCTCAAACGGTATATCCAGAAGAGCACAAGCCGCCGACCGCTGATTATGCCAGTCATCCTCGAGATCTGATCAATTCCCATTTTGAAGCAAAAGCCGCACCTGGACTATCCGGGTGCGGTTTTTCGTTGGCGACGGGCCTCACGAGGTGCCTGATGGTGATCAGGGTGCCACGTCTGGATCGCACTTCTTGCGTGACCATTGCCCAGGATGGTCATACCATTCGAGATACGGACTAATATTTGATCGGGGGTGTCCTCCGCCTATGCTCGAACAGATTCCGCTCATGCCGCATGCCGTGTGCTGGGCCGCTGCTCCCAGGCTTATCTGGACCATGGTGGTCACGAACTTCATCACCTTCCTGAGCTATCTCACGATCTGCGGCACGCTGCTCTATCTGGTAAGCCGAACCCGCCGGGTGATCGCGCGGGATTGGGCCTACTTCGTGGTTGG
This genomic window from Granulicella sibirica contains:
- a CDS encoding 2,3,4,5-tetrahydropyridine-2,6-dicarboxylate N-succinyltransferase; amino-acid sequence: MTMTGLETTIERCFSLGSVVAGSPVAQAAFFSLRTALESGSVRAAEPDAASPTGWRVNPWVKRGILLGFRLGTLEEMNGSHAQGFPLSFVDKNTYPARHFSAANGVRVVPGGSSVRSGAHVASGVVIMPPAYINVGAFVDEGTMVDSHALVGSCAQIGKRVHLSAAAQIGGVLEPVNASPVIIEDDVLVGGNTGVYEGTIVRSKAVLAAGTILTRGTPVYDATTGEILRATADMPLIIPSGAVVVPGSRAITSGPGKELGLSVYTPVIVKYRDEKTELSLALEDLLR
- a CDS encoding AbrB/MazE/SpoVT family DNA-binding domain-containing protein produces the protein MAPSSTISSKGQITVPLEVRLRLGLRKGDRVEFVVDGDRTVIRPARLEVNPFDEFIGALPAFETREEVIEWVRSLRDDEPESASR
- a CDS encoding type II toxin-antitoxin system VapC family toxin, with protein sequence MKTALDTNILSALLSREPGASEISHQLGRAKQEGAILISPVVYAELLAHPRASESFIDQFVERTGIEVDFRFGDSVWREAGQRFARHAARRRRATISGPRRLLADFLVGAHALSHADRLMTLDTSIFALDFPDLLLYPVIAPANGT
- a CDS encoding ribonuclease J, coding for MATDKLRMIPLGGLGEFGMNCMALRWQDDIIVIDAGLMFPEEELLGVDIVVPDISYLIENRSKVRAILLTHGHEDHIGGLPWILSELNVPVYGTEFTLAYVEGKLEEHRLLDNADLIEMLPGKRFTLGPFSVMPIRVTHSLVDCVALAIHTPVGVVLHTGDFKVDLSPPDGKPFDLHAFAELGKQGVLALLQDSTNVDRPGYTPSERAVRPRLDEIFSQTKKKLFFSCFSSSIHRIRLAMELAHKHGRKVAIIGRSLDNSTEIAQDLGYLDLPQGLIISPGQIRDMPAEKLCIMISGTQGEPMSALSRAAVNNHKFAKIDAGDTVLLSSRVIPGNEKGIYRMIDHLERRDAKVIHDDGTAGLIHVSGHGSQEELRLMINLVRPKYFIPVHGDYRHLKRHAELAGSMGVVEKVVLLEDGDILELDKNNATKNGKVTTGRVCIDSGGSIDVVEDVVIRDRQHLSEDGIVLPIIAINKRTGLVENTPEIVMRGFAIQDEKLVTESRNIVQRTLDNSSPEEKADYAIIKEKIRNDLKRYIQKSTSRRPLIMPVILEI